In Streptomyces chartreusis, the following proteins share a genomic window:
- a CDS encoding winged helix DNA-binding domain-containing protein translates to MTAKSGSGTGNAGRAVTWDEVSARRLERQFLTRPAAPGTPVAEVVGAMLGAHAQVLSAAEVSVGVRAAGVTRADVRAALWEDRSLVKTFGPRGTVHLLPAAELPRWCGALTAIPTGPSPFPPGIRVTEEQAEQIVAAIGDALDGVCLTVEELGEEVVARTGAWAGDLVMPAFQGLWPRWRQVMHRAGQSGALCFGPNRGRKVTYTRPPSAAPAPGGTALRELAGRYLRAYGPATPQHFAKWLAAPPGWANSLFTELAGAGEIEEVAFEGAAAWVAAGDTEFPGGPVRGVRLLPYFDAYAIAAQPRRTLFPGEAYERALAGGQAGNFPVLLVDGVVAGVWHQRRQGRRTTVTVETVGRGLTARQERELGEQVERVGDVLEAKAELVIGKVTVGAHA, encoded by the coding sequence ATGACAGCGAAGTCGGGCAGTGGGACGGGCAACGCGGGCAGGGCGGTCACCTGGGACGAGGTGAGTGCGCGACGGCTGGAGCGGCAGTTCCTGACCCGTCCCGCCGCACCGGGCACTCCGGTCGCCGAGGTCGTCGGGGCGATGCTGGGCGCGCACGCCCAGGTGCTGTCGGCGGCCGAGGTGTCGGTGGGAGTGCGGGCCGCCGGGGTGACGCGGGCGGACGTACGGGCCGCGTTGTGGGAGGACCGGTCGCTGGTGAAGACGTTCGGGCCGCGCGGGACCGTGCATCTGCTCCCGGCCGCCGAACTGCCCCGGTGGTGCGGGGCGTTGACGGCGATCCCGACGGGCCCTAGCCCGTTTCCGCCGGGCATCCGGGTCACGGAGGAGCAGGCGGAGCAGATCGTGGCGGCGATCGGGGACGCCCTCGACGGTGTGTGCCTGACCGTGGAGGAGCTGGGCGAGGAGGTCGTGGCGCGCACCGGCGCGTGGGCCGGCGACCTGGTGATGCCCGCCTTCCAGGGCCTGTGGCCGCGCTGGCGGCAGGTCATGCACCGGGCAGGCCAGTCGGGCGCGCTGTGCTTCGGCCCGAACCGGGGCCGGAAGGTGACGTACACCCGCCCGCCGTCCGCCGCGCCGGCTCCGGGCGGGACCGCGCTGCGCGAGCTCGCCGGACGCTATCTGCGCGCGTACGGCCCTGCCACGCCCCAGCACTTCGCCAAGTGGTTGGCGGCACCGCCCGGTTGGGCGAACTCCCTGTTCACGGAACTGGCAGGGGCCGGGGAGATCGAGGAGGTCGCCTTCGAGGGTGCGGCGGCCTGGGTGGCGGCGGGCGACACGGAGTTCCCTGGCGGGCCGGTGCGCGGGGTGCGGTTGCTGCCGTACTTCGACGCGTACGCCATCGCCGCGCAGCCGCGTCGGACGCTGTTCCCCGGGGAGGCGTACGAGCGGGCGCTGGCGGGCGGGCAGGCGGGGAACTTTCCGGTGCTGCTGGTCGACGGCGTGGTGGCCGGGGTCTGGCACCAGCGGCGCCAGGGGCGCCGTACGACCGTCACGGTGGAGACGGTCGGGCGGGGGCTGACGGCCCGGCAGGAGCGGGAGCTGGGCGAGCAGGTGGAGCGGGTGGGGGACGTGCTGGAGGCGAAGGCGGAGCTGGTGATCGGGAAGGTGACCGTCGGCGCGCACGCGTAG
- a CDS encoding methyltransferase domain-containing protein — protein MGQDSRPFEELLAEGAAVPTEGWDFSWFRGRATEARPSWGYAVSLADRLAGASAALDLQTGGGEVLDFALGRAPKAPVLTVATEGWPPNVAKATALLAARGVAVVAAPEEAPLPFADAAFDLVTSRHPVRAHWPEIARVLRPGGTYFAQHVGPHSVFELVEYFLGPQPEEVRSGRDPERERADAEAAGLEVVDLRAEELRMEFHDIAAVVHFLRKVVWMVPGFTVEAHRPRLKDLHEQIESDGPFVAHSTRHLFEARKPDA, from the coding sequence ATGGGACAGGACAGCAGGCCGTTCGAGGAGCTTCTCGCCGAGGGCGCCGCCGTGCCCACCGAGGGCTGGGACTTCTCCTGGTTCCGGGGACGGGCCACCGAGGCGCGGCCCAGCTGGGGATACGCCGTCTCGCTGGCCGACCGGCTGGCCGGCGCGAGCGCCGCGCTCGACCTGCAGACCGGGGGAGGGGAGGTCCTGGACTTCGCCCTCGGCCGGGCCCCGAAGGCCCCCGTGCTCACCGTCGCCACCGAGGGCTGGCCCCCGAACGTCGCCAAGGCCACCGCCCTGCTCGCCGCGCGCGGAGTCGCGGTCGTCGCTGCGCCCGAGGAGGCGCCGCTGCCCTTCGCCGACGCGGCGTTCGACCTCGTCACCAGCCGCCACCCGGTCCGGGCCCACTGGCCGGAGATCGCCCGGGTGCTCCGGCCCGGCGGCACCTACTTCGCCCAGCACGTCGGGCCGCACAGCGTCTTCGAACTCGTCGAGTACTTCCTCGGCCCCCAGCCCGAGGAGGTCCGCAGCGGCCGTGACCCCGAGCGGGAACGGGCCGACGCCGAGGCAGCCGGCCTGGAGGTCGTCGACCTGCGCGCCGAGGAACTCCGGATGGAGTTCCACGACATCGCCGCGGTCGTGCACTTCCTGCGCAAGGTCGTCTGGATGGTCCCCGGCTTCACCGTCGAGGCCCACCGGCCACGGCTGAAGGACCTGCACGAGCAGATCGAGTCCGACGGCCCCTTCGTCGCCCACAGCACCCGCCACCTCTTCGAGGCCCGCAAACCGGACGCGTGA
- a CDS encoding DinB family protein, whose product MTDATYAAGEKETLRASLDRHRDAVLWKLQGLDDEGLRRPMTPTGTNLLGLVKHLGSVEYGWFVSSFGGEVEPLWFDPYTDQDMRADQGETTRQIVEFYGRARAAADRVIAERALTDLGRPDWRDGEVSLRWVLVHMIEETARHAGHMDILRELIDGVTGDQPRD is encoded by the coding sequence ATGACGGACGCGACGTACGCGGCGGGTGAGAAGGAAACGCTCCGGGCGAGCCTGGACCGGCACCGGGACGCGGTGCTGTGGAAGCTGCAGGGCCTGGACGACGAGGGGCTGCGCCGGCCGATGACGCCGACCGGCACGAATCTGCTGGGCCTGGTCAAGCACCTCGGGTCGGTGGAGTACGGCTGGTTCGTGTCGAGCTTCGGCGGCGAGGTGGAGCCGCTGTGGTTCGACCCGTACACCGACCAGGACATGCGGGCCGACCAGGGCGAGACGACCCGACAGATCGTCGAGTTCTACGGCCGTGCGCGGGCCGCCGCCGACCGTGTGATCGCCGAGCGGGCGCTGACGGACCTGGGGCGGCCGGACTGGCGCGACGGTGAGGTGTCGCTGCGCTGGGTGCTGGTCCACATGATCGAGGAGACGGCACGGCACGCGGGCCACATGGACATCCTGCGGGAGCTGATCGACGGGGTGACGGGGGATCAGCCGCGGGACTGA
- a CDS encoding GNAT family N-acetyltransferase, producing the protein MSDDTADVRIRAVLDSDLEAFLAHEHDPEALRRSRFTPRPRDAFMKHWRTSVLGDETCLVRTVLAGDEVAGSVVSWWDGDRRFLGYWLGRSYWGRGVGTKALALFLDAERTRPLYADPFHANTASVRLLEHHGFRRAGVVHHGDDEHVLLVLDAQSRG; encoded by the coding sequence ATGAGCGACGACACCGCCGACGTACGCATCCGAGCCGTGCTGGACTCCGACCTGGAGGCGTTCCTCGCCCACGAGCACGACCCGGAGGCCCTGCGGCGGTCGAGGTTCACGCCCCGGCCGCGGGACGCCTTCATGAAGCACTGGCGCACGAGCGTGCTCGGGGACGAGACCTGCCTCGTGCGGACCGTCCTGGCCGGGGACGAGGTGGCCGGCAGCGTCGTCTCCTGGTGGGACGGCGACCGCCGCTTCCTCGGCTACTGGCTGGGGCGGTCGTACTGGGGACGGGGCGTCGGCACCAAGGCGCTGGCCCTCTTCCTCGACGCCGAGCGGACCCGCCCCCTGTACGCCGACCCCTTCCACGCCAACACGGCCTCCGTACGCCTCCTCGAACACCACGGCTTCCGGCGCGCCGGCGTCGTCCACCACGGCGACGACGAGCACGTGCTGCTCGTGCTGGACGCTCAGTCCCGCGGCTGA
- a CDS encoding LLM class flavin-dependent oxidoreductase encodes MTGLGAVFRPQLAPERLRSVARLADEAGLEELWLWEDCFREGGISTAAAALAWTERIRVGVGLLPVPLRNVAITAMEAAGLHRMFPGRPILAVGHGVQDWMGQVGARVESPVTLLREHLDVLRALLRGERVTVEGRYVRLDDVALDWPPAEAVPIIAGVTGPRSLRLAGEAADGTLLTASTPPDGVRKARQLVDEGRAAAGRDSAEPHEIVVYLLTATGPDASARLKAELTAEGDASVPDLGVAGDAGAVAKAVQRLADAGADTVVLQPTGDEPDPEGFVRFVAEEVRPLVP; translated from the coding sequence ATGACCGGACTCGGCGCAGTATTCCGTCCCCAGCTGGCCCCCGAACGACTCCGATCCGTCGCCCGGCTCGCCGACGAGGCGGGACTCGAAGAGCTCTGGCTCTGGGAGGACTGCTTCCGGGAAGGAGGGATCTCCACCGCGGCCGCCGCCCTCGCCTGGACCGAGCGGATCAGGGTCGGCGTCGGACTGCTGCCGGTGCCGCTGCGGAACGTCGCGATCACCGCCATGGAGGCGGCCGGTCTCCACCGGATGTTCCCGGGGCGGCCGATCCTCGCCGTGGGGCACGGCGTGCAGGACTGGATGGGCCAGGTCGGTGCGCGGGTCGAATCGCCGGTGACGCTGCTGCGCGAGCATCTCGACGTGCTGCGGGCCCTGTTGCGCGGCGAGCGGGTGACCGTCGAGGGCCGGTACGTCAGGCTCGACGACGTCGCCCTCGACTGGCCGCCCGCCGAGGCGGTGCCGATCATCGCCGGCGTCACCGGGCCCCGCTCGCTGCGGCTGGCCGGTGAGGCGGCCGACGGGACGCTGCTCACCGCGTCGACACCGCCGGACGGCGTGCGCAAGGCGCGGCAGCTCGTCGACGAGGGCCGTGCGGCGGCCGGACGCGACAGCGCCGAGCCGCACGAGATCGTCGTGTATCTGCTCACCGCCACCGGGCCCGACGCGTCCGCCCGGCTGAAGGCCGAACTCACCGCGGAGGGCGACGCGTCCGTGCCCGACCTCGGTGTCGCCGGGGACGCGGGAGCCGTGGCGAAGGCCGTGCAGCGGCTCGCGGACGCCGGCGCGGACACCGTCGTGCTCCAGCCGACGGGCGACGAGCCCGACCCGGAGGGATTCGTGCGGTTCGTCGCGGAGGAAGTACGGCCGCTGGTGCCGTAG
- a CDS encoding DUF192 domain-containing protein, translated as MGRRLRDGRGVLVVHGEHGEVRVPLEIAASYRARTKGLLGRDGVDGAMLLTPAGSVHTFRMRMPIDVAYLDRGLRVIAVRTMAPGRLGLPRLRSRHVLEAEAGVMAGWGVGAGVRVSVTEE; from the coding sequence ATGGGGCGACGCCTGCGAGACGGGCGGGGGGTGCTGGTCGTCCACGGGGAGCACGGTGAGGTGCGGGTCCCGCTGGAGATCGCCGCGTCGTACCGGGCCCGGACGAAGGGGCTGCTCGGGCGGGACGGCGTCGACGGCGCGATGCTGCTCACGCCGGCCGGCTCGGTGCACACGTTCCGGATGCGCATGCCCATCGACGTGGCCTACCTCGACCGCGGGCTGCGAGTCATCGCCGTACGCACCATGGCGCCGGGACGGCTGGGCCTGCCCCGGCTGCGCTCACGACATGTACTGGAGGCGGAGGCCGGGGTTATGGCGGGGTGGGGGGTGGGGGCGGGTGTCCGGGTGAGCGTGACGGAGGAGTGA
- a CDS encoding OmpA family protein: MTAAPRLTLTLTAAMIMVAANVLVATTADADDDPGVPPGTEASATAPVEVDANDPDLKLPEGATLAEPKVLDIKQVVEEQGGEERREDTNADVKFALQAEVLFPKDSAKLTGEAKARIASIAEEIGKQNATRIRVFGFTDNLGSSAHGDVLSRKRANAVQGVLDAELNDSSVTYEVRGYGEQYPISPNSTEEGRKKNRRVEVSFPRSDG; the protein is encoded by the coding sequence ATGACCGCCGCCCCCCGCCTCACCCTGACCCTCACCGCGGCCATGATCATGGTCGCCGCCAACGTCCTCGTCGCCACCACGGCCGACGCGGACGACGACCCCGGTGTGCCACCCGGGACCGAGGCCAGCGCCACCGCGCCCGTGGAGGTGGACGCCAACGATCCCGACCTGAAGCTGCCCGAGGGCGCCACCCTCGCCGAGCCGAAGGTCCTGGACATCAAGCAGGTCGTGGAGGAGCAGGGCGGCGAGGAGCGCCGCGAGGACACCAACGCGGACGTGAAGTTCGCGCTCCAGGCCGAGGTCCTGTTCCCCAAGGACAGCGCGAAGCTGACCGGCGAGGCGAAGGCCCGTATCGCCTCCATCGCGGAGGAGATCGGGAAGCAGAACGCCACGAGGATCCGCGTCTTCGGCTTCACAGACAATCTGGGCTCCTCGGCCCACGGCGACGTCCTGTCCCGGAAGCGCGCCAACGCCGTACAGGGAGTCCTGGACGCGGAGCTCAACGACTCCTCGGTGACGTACGAGGTGCGGGGCTACGGCGAGCAGTACCCGATCTCCCCGAACTCGACGGAAGAGGGCCGCAAGAAGAACCGAAGGGTGGAGGTGTCCTTCCCGCGCTCGGACGGGTGA
- a CDS encoding pilus assembly protein TadG-related protein, whose amino-acid sequence MTRPRRHDDAGQAFPIYITVVAGLLFLAFAYLAVGQAAANRNGAQTAADAAALAAAQETRSQLAGDWLEVVSDPTKWQDILDGDTALFDDCWRADDLAAQNDAGVRYCGRDGLLGYKVDVTTDKSVGDSIVPGTEDKHSKASAIAVIEPLCTFDLPGEDADEGEGEGDGNDTLPLPQLTCDDTNWDLDPDDPATLPDPEDLFDVHLAD is encoded by the coding sequence TTGACGAGACCCCGACGGCACGACGACGCAGGGCAGGCCTTCCCCATCTACATCACGGTGGTGGCGGGTCTGCTTTTTCTCGCGTTCGCGTACCTTGCGGTCGGCCAGGCCGCGGCAAACAGGAACGGAGCCCAGACGGCCGCCGACGCGGCCGCGCTCGCGGCGGCACAGGAGACCAGGAGCCAACTCGCCGGCGACTGGCTGGAAGTCGTGAGCGACCCGACGAAGTGGCAGGACATCCTCGACGGCGACACCGCACTGTTCGACGATTGCTGGCGGGCGGACGACCTCGCGGCCCAGAACGACGCCGGTGTCCGTTACTGCGGGCGGGACGGGCTGTTGGGTTACAAGGTCGACGTCACGACCGACAAGTCCGTCGGCGACTCCATCGTCCCCGGAACCGAGGACAAGCACTCGAAGGCGTCGGCCATCGCCGTGATCGAGCCTTTGTGCACGTTCGATCTCCCCGGCGAGGACGCCGACGAAGGGGAGGGCGAGGGCGATGGGAACGACACGCTGCCACTGCCACAACTCACCTGCGACGACACGAACTGGGACCTCGACCCGGACGATCCGGCGACTCTTCCGGACCCCGAGGACCTCTTCGACGTCCACCTGGCCGACTGA
- a CDS encoding Flp family type IVb pilin — MSNWINTTVTYLRSRTTRDDKGQTAVEYLGIIAVVVAIVLAITGTDIGQTIYNAITDKITEVTGG, encoded by the coding sequence ATGAGCAACTGGATCAACACCACCGTCACCTACCTGCGCTCGCGCACCACGCGCGACGACAAGGGGCAGACGGCGGTGGAGTATCTGGGCATCATCGCGGTGGTGGTGGCGATCGTGTTGGCGATCACGGGCACCGATATCGGGCAGACGATCTACAACGCGATCACGGACAAGATCACCGAGGTCACCGGCGGTTGA
- a CDS encoding response regulator — MKTAQSPPPATPLRLVVADDNPVVRAGLRALLCAHADIRVVAEATNGHEAHEAARRHRPDLILLDVRMPGTDGISALPHLVRIAPVMMLTYSGESETVREALRLGASGYLVHGEFTADELIEAVREIRAGGSRLTPTAAAAATASLAQANDELPTVTGNSLESLSQVQSNVGQSSPYRSRFRLSRREAEIMDLIAAGMNNQQIAATCFISEKTVKNHINRIFAKLHSTSRAEAAAKWLGTAPGSHQGRS, encoded by the coding sequence ATGAAGACGGCCCAGTCACCCCCGCCCGCCACGCCCCTGCGCCTGGTGGTGGCCGACGACAACCCCGTGGTCCGGGCGGGCCTGAGAGCCCTGCTCTGCGCGCACGCCGACATAAGGGTCGTGGCCGAGGCGACGAACGGCCACGAGGCCCACGAGGCGGCCCGCCGCCACCGCCCCGACCTGATCCTCCTGGACGTACGGATGCCGGGCACCGACGGCATCTCCGCCCTTCCGCATCTGGTGCGGATCGCGCCGGTGATGATGCTGACGTACAGCGGAGAGTCGGAGACGGTCCGCGAGGCACTGCGGCTCGGCGCCTCCGGTTATCTGGTCCACGGCGAGTTCACGGCGGACGAACTGATCGAGGCCGTACGGGAGATCAGGGCGGGCGGGAGCCGGCTCACACCCACGGCGGCAGCTGCGGCAACGGCTTCGCTCGCGCAAGCAAACGATGAACTCCCAACTGTTACAGGGAATTCCCTCGAATCGCTTTCGCAAGTGCAATCAAATGTGGGACAGTCGTCCCCGTATCGGTCACGGTTCCGGCTGAGCAGGAGGGAGGCGGAGATCATGGACCTCATCGCGGCGGGCATGAACAACCAGCAGATCGCCGCCACCTGCTTCATCAGCGAGAAGACGGTCAAGAACCACATCAACCGGATCTTCGCCAAACTCCACAGCACGAGCCGAGCGGAAGCCGCCGCCAAGTGGCTCGGCACGGCTCCTGGTTCACACCAGGGACGGAGCTGA
- a CDS encoding sensor histidine kinase: MRTGTGAGPEARTSRFGLGFLRAGRLSRRSGRAARSELIGRRTEPAVTIPLQVNALQAMCRQVFGFRLAMIALSAPAALLNAAPGLGTRLMGAAVVVTFMGSYALFRDWERFGPLLLRHPTLLAADTLFTSLLLISAGPDTTLAYVSVCTPLLAGIVYGYRGAALFASVQSLILLLAYAINTDARSASLADKLLLPGLCVITGALGSTLRNLMLRFGTATQALTTVQARLAVTEAVGAERARLAREMHDSVAKTLHGVALAADGLAASAATAPMDPARIIEQAELVARSARRAAAESRELLADLRRESDPDRMTDVAPELARQSDDFTARTGVPATYGPMGDAPAPPVPPAVARQLLTITAEAMENAHRHADATKVEVRAGVQDEVLRLTVRDDGRGLPPGTTLEHLRRTGHFGLLGMAERASSIGARIHFGKGIHARGTEVRLELPLAALTTTKATNP; encoded by the coding sequence ATGAGGACCGGGACGGGAGCGGGGCCGGAGGCGCGGACGTCGCGGTTCGGCCTCGGGTTCCTGCGCGCGGGCCGGCTGTCCCGGCGCTCCGGACGGGCCGCGCGCAGCGAGCTCATCGGGCGGCGGACCGAGCCGGCCGTGACGATACCGCTCCAGGTCAACGCCCTTCAGGCGATGTGCCGTCAGGTCTTCGGCTTCCGGCTCGCCATGATCGCCCTCTCGGCGCCGGCGGCCCTGCTCAACGCGGCGCCGGGGCTCGGCACCCGGCTGATGGGCGCGGCGGTCGTGGTCACGTTCATGGGCTCCTACGCCCTGTTCCGCGACTGGGAACGCTTCGGCCCGCTCCTCCTGCGCCACCCCACCCTCCTGGCCGCCGACACCCTCTTCACCTCCCTGCTGCTCATCTCCGCCGGCCCGGACACGACCCTGGCCTACGTCAGCGTCTGCACCCCGCTCCTGGCCGGCATCGTCTACGGCTACCGGGGCGCCGCCCTCTTCGCGAGCGTGCAGTCCCTGATCCTGCTCCTGGCCTACGCGATCAACACCGACGCGAGGTCGGCGAGCCTCGCGGACAAGCTGCTCCTGCCGGGCCTGTGCGTCATCACCGGCGCGCTGGGTTCGACCCTGCGCAACCTGATGCTCCGCTTCGGCACGGCCACCCAGGCCCTGACGACGGTCCAGGCCCGCCTCGCGGTCACCGAGGCGGTGGGCGCGGAACGGGCCCGGCTGGCCCGCGAGATGCACGACTCGGTGGCGAAGACCCTGCACGGCGTGGCACTGGCCGCCGACGGCCTGGCGGCCTCCGCGGCGACGGCCCCGATGGACCCGGCCCGCATCATTGAGCAGGCGGAACTGGTCGCCCGCTCGGCCCGCAGAGCGGCCGCGGAGTCCCGGGAACTCCTCGCGGACCTGCGCCGCGAGTCCGACCCCGACCGGATGACGGACGTCGCCCCCGAACTGGCTCGACAGAGCGACGACTTCACGGCCCGCACGGGCGTACCGGCGACGTACGGCCCGATGGGCGACGCCCCCGCGCCTCCCGTTCCGCCCGCCGTGGCCCGCCAGCTCCTCACCATCACGGCGGAGGCCATGGAGAACGCCCACCGCCACGCCGACGCCACGAAGGTGGAGGTGCGGGCCGGCGTCCAGGACGAGGTGCTCCGCCTCACCGTCCGGGACGACGGCCGGGGCCTGCCGCCCGGCACCACCCTCGAACACCTCCGCCGGACCGGCCACTTCGGCCTCCTCGGCATGGCCGAACGAGCCTCCTCGATAGGCGCCCGCATCCACTTCGGCAAGGGCATCCACGCCCGCGGCACGGAGGTCCGCCTGGAACTGCCACTGGCGGCCCTCACGACGACGAAGGCGACCAACCCATGA
- a CDS encoding DUF5936 domain-containing protein has translation MGIGILLATVMALGVWGVFAAIRLYRAETRLPSDLALALEVGATRTGAVDSLVDRMGMRYAPAVLRLMGPKLVARYRRKIDLAGNPGGLTIDRYAARRAVYGFLGAVGFLVFLLRGQILVALLLLAFGAFWTEVGIWSAIRIRKDEIERTLPDFLDVLAVVVSAGLGFRQALDRVASRYEGPWADELRITLRQMDLGMSRRQAFAELRRRNDSEQVAMFVTALQQGEELGAPIVDTLVALAKDMRRTDAQNARRKAARAVPRATLMITTFMVPATMILLGAGLLLGSGTDFGSLTGE, from the coding sequence ATGGGAATCGGAATCCTCCTCGCGACGGTCATGGCCCTGGGCGTCTGGGGCGTCTTCGCCGCGATCCGCCTGTACCGGGCGGAGACCAGGCTGCCCAGCGACCTCGCGCTGGCCCTGGAGGTCGGCGCGACCCGCACCGGCGCCGTCGACTCGCTCGTCGACCGCATGGGCATGCGCTACGCGCCCGCCGTACTGCGTCTGATGGGCCCGAAACTGGTCGCCAGGTACCGCCGCAAGATAGACCTCGCGGGCAACCCCGGCGGCCTGACCATCGACCGCTACGCGGCCCGGCGCGCGGTGTACGGCTTCCTCGGCGCGGTCGGCTTCCTGGTGTTCCTGCTGCGCGGCCAGATCCTGGTCGCACTGCTGCTGCTGGCGTTCGGCGCCTTCTGGACGGAGGTCGGCATCTGGTCGGCGATCCGGATCAGGAAGGACGAGATCGAGCGCACCCTGCCGGACTTCCTGGACGTCCTCGCGGTCGTCGTCAGCGCGGGCCTCGGTTTCCGCCAGGCGCTCGACCGGGTCGCCTCCAGGTACGAGGGCCCCTGGGCCGACGAACTGCGCATCACCCTGCGCCAGATGGACCTCGGCATGAGCCGCCGCCAGGCCTTCGCGGAACTGCGCCGCAGGAACGACTCCGAACAGGTGGCGATGTTCGTGACCGCGCTCCAGCAGGGCGAGGAGCTCGGCGCGCCGATCGTGGACACCCTGGTCGCCCTGGCCAAGGACATGCGCCGCACCGACGCCCAGAACGCCCGCCGCAAGGCGGCCCGCGCGGTCCCCAGGGCCACGCTGATGATCACGACGTTCATGGTCCCGGCGACGATGATCCTGCTGGGGGCGGGTCTGCTGCTGGGGTCGGGAACGGACTTCGGGTCGCTGACGGGGGAGTAG
- a CDS encoding type II secretion system F family protein yields the protein MDLQTRITLTTGVALMTCALAVVGVHAYAAGRSQRQALVDRLSATGQLTGAGGRRRRFADLDRRLRRTRLGKQLELRLTATGLDVTPGEFFVYMLATVAGLWLIGQAALAPFFGPIAGLLGVWAAVQFLNWQRQKRIERFINQLPELARILANAAHAGLALRTAIGLAAEELEAPAGEELAKVSNQLALGASMDDALGELAERLPSRELVVLVTTLVLSNRAGGQVVSALRNLTETLEERKETRREVRTQLSQVSMTSYAVPVLGIGSLFLMNGVKDGALDRMTGSSLGQAAVLIAFGLYAVGFILIRRMSRIDV from the coding sequence ATGGACCTCCAGACCCGCATCACGCTCACCACCGGCGTCGCGCTCATGACCTGCGCGCTCGCCGTGGTGGGCGTACACGCCTACGCCGCCGGCCGGTCCCAGCGCCAGGCCCTGGTCGACCGGCTCTCCGCCACCGGCCAGCTCACCGGGGCCGGCGGCCGGCGGCGCCGCTTCGCCGATCTGGACCGGCGGCTGCGCCGGACGCGGCTGGGCAAGCAGCTGGAGCTGCGGCTGACGGCGACGGGCCTGGACGTCACCCCAGGCGAGTTCTTCGTCTACATGCTGGCGACGGTGGCCGGCCTGTGGCTGATCGGACAGGCCGCGCTGGCCCCCTTCTTCGGCCCGATCGCCGGCCTGCTGGGGGTGTGGGCCGCGGTCCAGTTCCTCAACTGGCAGCGGCAGAAGCGCATCGAGCGGTTCATCAACCAACTCCCCGAACTCGCCCGCATCCTGGCCAACGCCGCCCACGCCGGACTCGCCCTGCGCACCGCGATCGGACTCGCGGCGGAGGAGCTGGAGGCGCCGGCCGGCGAGGAACTGGCCAAGGTCTCCAACCAGCTGGCGCTGGGCGCCTCGATGGACGACGCCCTCGGCGAGCTCGCCGAACGCCTCCCCTCCCGCGAACTGGTCGTCCTGGTGACCACGCTGGTGCTGTCCAACAGGGCCGGCGGGCAGGTGGTCAGCGCCCTGCGGAACCTCACCGAGACCCTGGAGGAACGCAAGGAGACCCGGCGCGAGGTCCGCACCCAGCTCTCCCAGGTCAGCATGACGTCGTACGCCGTCCCGGTCCTCGGCATCGGGTCGTTGTTCCTGATGAACGGGGTGAAGGACGGCGCCCTCGACCGGATGACCGGCTCGTCGCTGGGCCAGGCGGCGGTGCTGATCGCGTTCGGGCTGTACGCGGTGGGCTTCATCCTGATCCGCCGCATGTCGCGGATCGACGTCTGA